A window of the Dyadobacter pollutisoli genome harbors these coding sequences:
- a CDS encoding beta-ketoacyl synthase chain length factor, translating to MYITDSACISPQRTFDSAFFEGNVKVHLGDRYVAIEPDYGQLIPAGLLRRMGKAVRMGVGAGLPLIRKSEVDGIILGTANGGLEDCLKFLNQIVDYNEGTLTPTNFVQSTPNAVAGNLALMSKTTGYNTTHVHKGLAFESALLDAILLFEEKKANTLLVGSVEEISDYNHNIDFLGGAFKTGEISSETLFQMDSPGSVNGEGSTMFILEPANRPNAKAQITDVYQTSYLQESGLEDRIRYFLNRNGLNVSEIDTLILGISGDNRTDHWYTNLQKECFPTCNTFAYKNLVGDYPTASAFAVWFAVQLFSGKKVPEQCVYDQRDFRKTENVLIYNHYKAEQHGFILLRR from the coding sequence CTGGGTGACAGGTATGTCGCTATCGAGCCTGATTACGGGCAACTTATTCCCGCTGGTCTGCTACGGCGCATGGGTAAGGCTGTACGTATGGGTGTGGGAGCGGGTCTGCCTTTGATTAGAAAATCCGAAGTAGACGGGATCATTCTGGGGACTGCCAATGGTGGCCTCGAAGATTGTCTCAAATTCCTAAACCAGATCGTAGACTATAATGAAGGCACATTAACACCTACCAATTTCGTGCAGAGTACGCCCAATGCAGTTGCCGGCAACCTTGCATTAATGAGCAAAACGACGGGCTACAATACTACCCATGTTCACAAAGGTCTCGCTTTCGAAAGTGCGTTGCTGGATGCAATCCTGCTTTTTGAAGAAAAAAAGGCCAATACATTGCTGGTAGGAAGTGTGGAGGAAATCTCGGATTATAATCACAATATCGATTTTCTGGGTGGAGCCTTTAAAACCGGCGAAATATCCTCGGAGACATTGTTTCAAATGGATTCGCCCGGTTCGGTGAATGGGGAAGGTTCGACAATGTTCATACTGGAACCTGCAAATAGGCCAAATGCAAAGGCACAGATTACGGATGTGTACCAGACGAGTTATTTGCAGGAAAGTGGTCTGGAAGATAGAATTCGCTATTTCCTGAACCGTAACGGACTTAATGTGTCCGAAATTGATACCCTGATCTTAGGAATAAGCGGTGATAACCGGACGGACCACTGGTATACCAATCTGCAAAAGGAATGCTTTCCAACTTGCAATACATTCGCTTATAAGAACCTCGTGGGCGATTATCCAACAGCATCGGCCTTCGCGGTGTGGTTTGCGGTACAGTTGTTTTCAGGTAAAAAGGTGCCAGAACAATGCGTGTATGATCAACGCGATTTTCGCAAAACTGAAAACGTGCTCATCTACAATCATTATAAAGCGGAGCAGCACGGTTTTATCCTGCTCCGCCGGTAA